The Apteryx mantelli isolate bAptMan1 chromosome 27, bAptMan1.hap1, whole genome shotgun sequence genome includes the window CACCTTGGCTGTTCCCTGGGTTTGTTGGAACAGCGGCTAGGGAGTGTGGGAGAGCATCTGTAAATCTGGGTGTGCGGACTAGGGGGTAGGAGAGGATTTTACCTCTAGAGAACTTTCTAAATAATTGACAAGAAAATAGTTACAGGAAgtaaacatatatatgtgcaaTGATGTGTGAATACTGTAATGAGATTTCTGGGTGTGATTCTCACATCCTTTGCAACTTGTGTACCTTTCTTTGCCCTCCACTTGTGTAAATAACTGTTGCACCAGATGGCAACATTTTGTACTCCTGTAAAAGGTCAGTCAATCCCCAAAACAAGGAaaggcttcaaaaaaaaaagtcatggcattTCTTCTCTAATTCCAGACAAAATGGGATGAGCATGACAACCAAACCCGCCTGGCTGAACGTATCAACTGTGTGAACAGATGGAAAGAGACCCTGGACAAATGCCTTGTAGACGTAGATGCGGAAATTGATGCCTTGGCCAAAGTACGTTGGGAAGACAGGTGGCTGGAAATCAACCTACACTCTCAGCATGCGACATTGAGCAGTTGAGGCTTGTTTTTTTGTAGTGCACAAGCCCACGTGGAGTTTAAGGGGGGGGCTTATCACAGGTATACTGAGATCAATACCTGAAGAAATTACTTCCTGAAAAGCAAGCCACCTGTGTGCTTTTGGCTGAGCCAAGTCATTTTGTGGGGCTGTGCATTTGCATGCTCATGTTTGgtatatgtttgtttgttttttaagctctgaaggataatgagaaaaatatattagCACCATCATTCAGAAAAGTTTGACTTTCAATAAGGAATAGCAATGGGACATCCTTCTGATCCTTTTAGTCCTGAACCCCCAGACTGCTCCTCTGTAATGCTTAGTCCCCAGCAAGGTACAATCCCAATGTGAATAGCAGTTGTAGAGGGCTGGTGTGTGTGTCTCCCACAGTTCCCATTCCAGTCTTGCTAAACGGTATCAGAATAGCAAAGACAGGCAGTGCAAGACCCTCTTAACAAGGGCATCAGTGGgttccccttcctttctccttcctccaaTCCCTGAAGGAGACCCTCCACCCACTCAGCTGGCTTCTTTCTCCAGGTGAAGGAAGCAGCTGAACATGCCCTCCAGGCAAAGAACTTGCCTTTGGACGTTGCCATTGAGTGCCTGACACTCCGTGAGAGCCGCCGCGCCATCGACGTGGTGAGGGACCCtgtggaggaggagctgcataAGGAGGTGGAGGTGGTAGAAAAGGCCAAGAGAGACCTGCAGCAGAGAGTGAACGAAGCCTTCAAACAGCTCTGGTGAGGCAAATAGCAGAGCTTTCACTGGACTCTGCCCTTCTTGCTTGGCCCCAGCAGTTTAATGTGTGTCTAATGCCACACTAAGATGGGCAAGCAGGCCAGGCATAGTTACCCTGGGGGCACTGAGCCACTCAGGGGAGCTTTTGATGATTATTGTCAAGGTCTGTGGGGCTTGGGGGCTTGCAGGGGAGAGCATGTCAGCGGGAGACTTTCTAAGTACCCTCATAAAATTTTAGCCCTGACAAATATCTTGTGCCCGCCTTGGTTCATGAACCAGTAACCTGGAAGCATTAAAGCTCCCAGACTCTAACCCCTCATGGGTCACTGCCTTGCAGCAGGCAGCTCAGTTCACCGGGGTGATGCCGGGGCGGAGTGCAGGAGAGCCAGCCAGGCTTGTAAAGCAGGTGTGCTGGAGGACCAAGCTGGACCTGGCTTGCTGCTGTTACAGAGAGCAGGATCTCCTAActcattttaaagaaatggtTGAGGTTGTGATGAAAGCTTTGGAAACATGAGAGTGAGCTGCCATTTCCCTCTGCATGCTCCCAACTGACTCCAGCCCTGCTTTCTGCAGCCTTTTACAGGAAGCTCGCCAGCAGCTGAGCTTTGATCACCGGGGCAAGATGGAAGCGCTGGAAATAGATCGGGTGTGCTTATCCCTCAATGTGAATTCTCCCAACATCTCCTTCAAGGTCAATCCAACACGGATCCCAGACGGGTGAGGGAAGAGCCAGCTCTTTTGTGACCAAACCCATGCTGGTGCTTGAAAGAGCCTTGGGACTCTTTTTTATTCCGTGCTATATGCTGGCTTGATGGGAGCAGTTACTGAGAGAGTCCAGAATAGGAGCTAGCTGCTGGGATTTCTTCTGGCTCTTGAACTGTGAGTTCACAGCTGTGAGTTCACAGCTTCTGGGAGATGAGACCTTTTTTGATCCATGTTTGTAGTGGGCTGATTGCTAGTGATGTGTACTGCTGCTCTCAAATCTCTCAGGGTCTTAGAGCATTCTGTGGGTACCTTCTTTCTTTACAGCAACATCGGGGTCAGATAAACAGGGTATCTATTTTCTAGTGGGGAAAACGGGAAAACAGACAGTGAGTGAGTTATCTAAAATGTCACCACAAGTCAGTGGCAAAAACAGAGAACGTAGCTGCCCTCTCTTGCTAGTACCTGGCTATAGGCGATCCTCAGTTAACAATGTGGTATTAGCCTTTGGCAGAGCTGCAGGTTTTTCAGTTGCTTGGCATTTCGTAGCATCCTTTACATGTGTCCCTAGTTTGAGCAGATGTTGGGCTCAGTGCAGGAGCTGTAGGATAGCAATCTCCAGCTGGTGCACTGAGGACatcagtcagggtgtgatctccaGAATTTCTGAATCATTTTGTATTGCAGAAAGCCTTCTTGGCCTGCAGCAGGTGGTTGCTTTTGAACTGTCTTGCAAACACTCAACTTATTTTCATAACTGCTGATTTTGTTCACAGATCAACTTCACCTCAGGAGTGGGATGATTGTAGTCAGCGCAACAAGGACCATGCTGAGGCAGAAATTAAAGCCTCAAATGAGCTCCGGGAAGCAGTAGCACTTACCATTGCCCAGGTAAATTAGTCACTTGGCTGTGATTTGGTGGTGCAGAAGTTCTGGACCCAGAACGGAAGAATGGGCTGACATGAGCTGTGGCCTGGGGGAGGGAGTCTTTGAAAAGACAAAACTAGCCATGTGTGCTTCTCTAAGAGCAGCTGCACGCCCTCCTAGTTTAAAGGTGGAGCTTAATTATGGTGTGGAGGTTGCAACAGATTCAGCAACCTGGAAGACTCCTACTGTCCACTGTTCCCATGTCCTTTGGCTACAGGAGGATGCATGACCTGCATATGTGTGGCAAGGGGGTTCCTTTCAGCTGCCAGAACCCAGCTGGTTTTGCTCACAGGCTTGTTCCAACCTCACAGGAGATTGTGTCTCATACAGTGGCCGTATTAGCAACTGCTGGGAGAGAGACCCCTTCTAGATGTGTGTGACTGGAGCCTGTTCTCTTTTCAGACGAACAATGAGCTGGAGGCTCAGCGCGTAGCTACAGAGTTTGCCTTGCGCAAGAGGATTCGAGATTTGGAAAAAGCCTATGATGAGCTGAAATGGCAGGAGAAGAATGTAAATGGTGCTTCTTTGGTTATCAACCACGTCCCCGGGTGGGGGATGAATCCAAAGATTGTTCATTACCTGGAACACTAATTGCTCTGAGCACTTCCTTTCTGTGGCTCTTGCAAAGCACGGTGGCATTGCTGAACCACCTGCCTGGCAGTGCTGAGGGTAGCACCTCTGGATAATTCTGCTTGTTGGGATGGGATTGACAAGCCAAAATAGTGCTGCCGCAAGGCGTGCAGCTGCCCATCCATCACGGCCTTCATGGTGAGCTAGATCTGAGCTTACTGCCACAACTAACCAACTTGCACTTGTAAAatccatctggcagctgtgtctgGATGTGAGGCACAAGCCACGTGACCCCAGGCACCTAGCCATGGCTCCTCTCCCACACCTCTCAACACAGCAGGCTGGatgcagagatgggcagaggcTCCTCAGGTACTGGGAAGGCTCTGTTACACCAGTGCAAACCAGTACAAGCTGCTTGTTCCATTCTTTGGGTTTTTATCTGTCCCGTTCATCTGTGAAGGCAAAGCCTGCTTTTTTACGATGCTGCTGTACTTGCAGGGGAACACAGCTGTGGGAGAGAGGTTGCCTATATATCTGACACAGctctattttaaatataaaggTTGTTTCCTTGTGAGAGCTGTTGAGTGGCATATGCATGAAACAGTGGAATCGGTCCCTGCAGCATCCTACCTCCCTCTGCCATCACCGTTGCTGCTTGGCATTtcccagcagcagtgccaggTTTTGGCCATTATGTTTCACCCCTAGTCTCATCCACTGTGGCCATGAAACATGAGCAGCACCGTGCCTGGTCCATGTGAAAAGCCTGATCTATGAGCGGAGGGGTTCTGAACTCTAATCAGAAGCTTGCTAGCCCTTGCTTAAAATCCATTCCCAGCACAGTAAAAACCCAGGGTACATGGGGCTGTTTTCCAGTCTAGATCCTAATGGAATAGAGCCAGGACTGTCTCTCATGGTACATGTCTTTATCCTCAGACCTTGGAGGAGATTGCTGAGATGGAAGAGGACATCCGACGTTTGGAAGATGATTTTCGGAGGAAAATGCAAGATCTGAAACTGGCACACACTCGCCTGGAGACTCGCACGTATCGGCCCAGTATGGAGCTGTGTCGGGATCAGGTACCAGCCTTGCCTAGCATGCTCCCTGCTAGGAGGGGCGGAGGGGGAACTGAACTGGATGGGTGCTTGAGTGAGTCGGAAAAATTTGGACGCGCTTTGGAGCAAACTACAGAGGGGCTGAGCAATGGATTCTGCAGGCACATAGCACATCCACATAGTGTATTGTCCAGGGCAAAGCAAGGAAATAAATGTTGTAGTTGGGCTGGGAGGGGAATGAGAGAACCATGGCCCCTGTAAGACACCGCTCTACAGCCTTGTTAACTGTCAcgaccttctccctccccaccttgCAGGTCCAGTACGGGCTGACAGATGAGGTTCGGCAGCTGGAGGGAACGATCAGTGCCCTGAAGCAGAAGCTAGCGCAGTCACAGTAAGTTCCCTGTTCTCTGGGACAGAGCAGTGACCCAACATTGTGTATGTGAGGGACGTGGCCATGTGCAGCCCTGAGCCTGGAACACTTCCAGAAGCTGCATTTTGAAGGTCATGTTTGTTCAGATCAGGAGTGGAGACAGTCTTTGGGCTCAGTGGGAAGCTGgactgggcagcagaggtgcagGCAAGGCCGGGCAGGGCTGTGTGATGGGAGGATGAACAGGGGTTCCCATGGCCTCTGTTTGCACTCAGACTTTGACCAGGCTACACAGGttctaaaagggaaagaaggggtgaaaagcaaaggaagaaatagCAGTGCTGCTCTGGGTTGACATGGGGCTCCCAGGGCGCGTGTCTGTGCTGCAATCCGGGAGCAGCACATGGGCTTGCTATTCACAGACCCAAATAATACGCTACTACTATGCACCAGGAACTTTCTGCTGCATTAGCTCTTCATACAAAGGCAAGAGCTACACAGATATTTATGCTGCCAGAAAAGTGGGAAGTTCAGTGTTTCCTGTCCAACTTGGGAAGTGAATGCAATGCTTGAACCTGACTCTCACTTGTGCTTGTTCTCAGGGATGCCTTGGATGCTCTCTACAAACAACTCTACCGCATCCAGACAGATATTGGCTACAAAGGTAATTCCCTGGTGCTGGACAACAAGTGCATGGACAGCCGGAGAAAGCTCATGGTTCCTGCCGCAAAATTTGTGCCAGAGGTTGACACCTTCAACTGGACCACGAACCGTACGCTCTCCCCGCTGAAGAGCAGGCAGTTGGTGTTGGCTTAATGCACTGTGGCGTGTTGTGCAACGAGCCACGCCGAAGAGAGAGCTACCAGTGACTCAGTTCCGCTGCAAGAAAAACGGGCATCTGTGTCATGTTAGGATAATGTAATTCTCCTCCCTCCCCTAGTTTGTTATATAACCGTCTGTCCCCTTGTATGATGTTTATAGCCTCTTGCACTCTGAAGAGCATTATAAACAATAAAGAGTCTGTCCCCAAGAGCAGTTGTCATCCGAATGTGTTGGAAGCATTTCATGATGATTGAATCCATCTGGGCTCTTTAGTGTTTTAAGTCCTTTAAAGTGCAAGGCTGTGCTCTGAAAAGGGACTGTGTAACAGTGGCAGCATGCCAGATCTGCTCTGTGAGTGTACTGACACAAATCTGCTCGCTTTAATGATTAAAGTAAAGCTTGCGTAGGGATTTCCCCCTGCCTGCTAGCCTTGCAGAGCTaacacagctacaaaagcaagaGCTGGAGTCCATTCTGGCTCTTGTGGCAACAGACTTGTTAAAATTGAATTGCAATGTTCACATTCTGCCATGAGTTATTGTTTCTATTCCAGGCACACTCCCAATGTGCTAAATACTGCATGCGCTCCCTGGGAAACAGAGTCCCTGCCCCAGGGACCTTGCAAGCCCAATTACTGCATGTGCAACCAGGaccagaatttggcctgctctTCCTCCCTGTGGTGGGAGATGATGCTCAGTAACAGTTCCCGTAGAAAGGAGCCTGGATTGACTTCTGGCTCTCAGAGTAAGTTCTGATAATGAGGAACTGAGAAAAATCAGCACTTCCCTTTCTGTAAGCTGGGAAAGAAACTGGCAGGTTTGGGGCAGCTCTTTGCAGCCAGGCGCTCTTCAAGCGAGTCGCTGCCAGAATCTAGCGGTGCTTTAGGAAGCCCCCAAAGTCCCACTTCTTCCAGCGCTTTGATGCTGCGATGTATTGCACACAGTTGGGTGCTGCAGCAGCGCCCCATACCTTGTATATGGCGGGAGTTTTCATCCCTCCTGCGCCCCCTGTGTGCAGCCCACCTTCCTCACACACCCCTCCTGCACCCCCAGGTACCCCCCTGTCCCCCATGCACCCCCATGCACTCCTCCTGTCCCCCAGGAATGCGTGATCCCCATGCACCCCCTGTGCACCCTTCCTGCCCCCCACGCATGCATGACACCTGTGCACCCCCCTGCACCCTTCCTGCCCCCATATGTGCATACATGACCCCCTGCACCCTTCCTGCCCCCATACGTGCATGCATGACCCCCCtgcacccctcctgccccccatgcatgacccccctgcacccctcctgccccccatgcATGACCCCCCTGCACCCTTCCTGCCTCCATACGTGCATGCATGACCCCCATGCACGACCCCCCcgcacccctcctgccccccatgcatgacccccccgcgccccccggtaccgccgccgccgcgcggcgctgCCGCTCCCCTCCGGGCCGCcagggggcggcggccgcggcggcggcgcgcggcaagatggcggcggcgggcgcgggctcgGGCGCGGGctcgggcgcggggcgggcggcggcgcggccgcggccggggctcgCCCGGTTCCGCGGCTGCTTggccggggcgctgctgggcgACTGCCTGGGCGCCGTCTTCGAGGGCAGGAGCGTCGTGAAGCTGCCCGAGCTGCTGCGCTTCCTCGGCGGCCTGGagccggcgcccggcgcgggggagccgcccggcagcgcccgcagaggtgggcggcggcggcggcaccggccggGGCCCCCGGGCCTCCCCGCACCCCGGGAacgggccgggccgcggcactgggccccgcggcgcctcccgtcccccccgcgcccggcccggcctccccgcggcgccTCCCGTCCCCGGAcacgtcccgtcccgtcccgtccccgctgCCCTCCGGGCCGGGCCCAGCCCCGCCGGACCCCGGCACTGGGCCCGGCCGCCTGTGGCGGCGAGGGGTGACGCGTGGGGGTGACACAGCTGGTGGGGTGACACGGCAGCGTGGGGGTGACGCAGCTGCGTGGGGGTGACGCAGCTGGTGGGGTGACACAGCTGCGTGGGGGTGGGGGTGACGCGTGGGGGTGTCGCGGCTGCGTGGGGGTGACGAGTGGGGGTGACACAGCTGCGTGGGGGTGACACAGCTGCGTGGGGGTGACGCGTGGGGGGTGATGCGGCTGCTTGGGGGTGACGAGTGGGGGTGACGCAGCTGCATGGGGTTGACACGGCTGGTGTAGGGGTGACACGGTGGCATGGGGGTGACGCGTGGGGGGTGATGCAGCTGCTTGGGGGTGACGAGTGGGGGTGACGCAGCTGCATGGGGGTGACACAGCTGGTGTAGGGGTGACACGGTGGCATGGGGGTGACGCGTGGGGGGTGACGCGGCTGCGTGGGGGTTTCCAAGTGCAGCCAGCGCTTCTCGTGCTCAAGCGAAAGCGGGGCAGGCGTCGTGCGCTCGGAGCGCGGGCGTCCTAATGCGGGAGCGTCAGCGCGGATGTGAGGTGCCAGAAACGGAGCAGGAGCGGAGCAGGCGCGGCGGGAGAAGAGCGGTTTAGCTCTTAGCGAGCGATGGTGGACTCACGTTGGGGAGAGCGCGGTTCTCTGCTGTGCAAAACCCCCGTAGACCCTTGCAGCGGAAGGCACTTGGTTTTGTTGCGTCCTTGTCCAGAAACGCAGTTgggctttcttttctctctgcccaTCAGCGTATGTTGTCAGCTCCCTGAGAGAGAAACTTGTCTGTTTAAGTCTCAGGGATTTCAACCCCTGAAGCTCCTGGATTTCAGCATTTTCCCTAGGCTTTTGTTAGTCCTAAACCACTTTCCGGTTTATTCTTTCTGTGGCTGTATCTCTTGCTGTGCGCCTTGTTGCTCTCAGTTGCGCCTTTGCAATTCTTTGATCGTGGTGAGTGAAGAGCTCAAAGTGCTGGAAATCTTCTAGTAATGTTTTAACTCCAGCAACAGGGATAATTAATTTTTGGAGAATAGGGAAGTGCTGAGAGTTGAGAAGACCAGGAGGAGAGCTTGTTCCTGAATGACCGTGTTGTGTTTTGACCTTCTGTTTTAGAAACGCTTTCGTACACAGACGACACGGCCATGAGCAGGTCTGTGGTGCAGTCCCTGCTCGCCAAGCGAGAGTTTGATGAAGTCGATATGGCCAAGAGGTAAGGGCTGCAGCCACCTTTGGAGGCCAGGGTGTTGACATTTGCTAGTGATGGCAAAGCTTTCTTAAAATTAGGCAATCACTTTAATTGCCCGTGAAAGGGGGCAGGGGCTAAGGCAAAGTCATTGTGaatttgcacagaaaaaaataaaagaagtgatGGCTAATCCTGTAATTTATTGCGTGCTTTGCACTGTCCTGAAACATGCAGCATCATTAGCTCTCTTTAATGGGGGTTCAGAATCTGCTTTGCAGTTAAGCAGCATAGCGCATATGTATACAAGCATGTATGTTTCTTTGCCTTTGTGGAAGATAACGCTTAGAAATTTCCCATCATGTTTATTTGTTGCTACTTATGTTTATATTTCCCTCAGTTTATTTAGTGAATATTTGTGAGGTCAGCCTCAGTTCATTTATGATCCATTTCCCTTTTGGAGCCACAGCAGTCATAACATTTGTTTCCACTTAAGGGAGAACATTTATTTGTTTAGAAAACACTTGTATTGAACTTGAACAAAAGAGTTTCTGTGGTTGTGACCCGGGAAAATGTTTCCAGTTTGTTTCTGTTTCAAAGCAAAGTTGAAAGGGAAACAAGTGGGCTGTGAAAGGTGATGTTTGTACACCCTTTTGTCCTTTCACACCAATCTTTGGGAATCGGATTCTTTCCCTATGGAACCGGATCAGATGGGCCCTGACCATTGCTGATTTGTCCGTGTGCTGTTTATTCGCTCTATCAGACTATGGCTTTATAAAACCTTATTGCAAATTTCAGTAACAGACCAAATATCCAGGGTGTTTTTTTCCTCACCTGTGTAACTGCTGCTGTCTTGTCCATGCCAGGTTTGCCGAGGAGTACAAGAAGGAACCCAACAGGGGTTATGGGATGGCCGTTGTCAATGTGTTTAAGAAACTCCTGAGCCCCAAGTGCAGTGATGTGTTTGAACCAGCAAGAGCACAGTTTAACGGAAAAGGCTCCTATGGAAATGGCGGTGCCATGAGGGTGGCAGGCATTCCACTGGTTTATTCTGATGTCCAGGATGTTAAGAAGGTACCTTTTTTTGGCTCGTTTGGGTTCCTTGGTTCTGGGAGTCTCTGCTAGTAGGCCAGTCCCACCATGATCTCTCCGTTAGGTCTGCTAATGATgtgttttctttcacagtttgCAAAGCTCAGTGCTGAGCTAACCCATGCCAACTCCCTAGGCTACAATGGGGCCATCCTGCAGGCCCTGGCAGTGCATCTCGCCCTGCAGGGAGAACTCAGCAAGGAGAGTTTCCTCGAGCAGCTGATTAGCCACATGGAAGATGTAGAAGCAGATGATAGGTCTCTTACTGACGCCCGAGCGTAAGTAGCTGTGGGGAGCACTAACTCCTCTGTGTACCATTACTTCTGTCTCTTTGCACTCTCTCTTCTTCATTGTACTCTTGTTTCCAGGCTAGGATTTGAGGATTTACCATTTTCAAGGCGTCTAAAGAAGATAAAAGAATTTTTGGAGCTCAGCAGTGTTCCCAAAGCAGATGTATTGTTTGAATTAGGTAAGTACCTTTCTTACTGCAAGTATTAGGTAAGAGCTGGAGGCAGGacctcagcaagctgcttcatgTGTCCTTCCCCAAATCACCACGTTCACcactgcagcctggcaggcactggctATGCTGCGAAGGCTGCATCTCCACACCAGTCAATTCTCTGAATCCTGACCCAGTGACTCCCTCCTCTGTATTGGTGGGAAAAAACTGTCTTGCTAAGAAAAACTGTTTTGAGTAACGTTCTTAATATTCCAAGATCTCTTGTCTTAATGGCTATCAGGTCTTCATGCTAGATAGGAATGAGTAGATGCATATTCGAGCCTATACTGGCATAGTTGGGACTTGTTCTCTGTGATGGGAATTGTACTGAGGAGCTAGGGATAGGAAGGGAGAGCTCTATTCAGAGAGACGCAAGCTTACTTTTGCATCTTGTCATGTAAAAATCAGTAATAGTAATATTAAAAGTGACTGACAATAGGAAGttgcaaataaaaggaaaaaggagcTTCTGTGAAAAAGAAGATGCAAGTGTTCTGCAGCACTGAGGATGATTGGTTTTGTTAACAGGCAATGGCATTGCTGCTCTGCGGTCTGTCCCTACTGCAATTTACTCCTTCTTGCGCTGTATGGAAGCTGACCCAGATATTCCTGATCACTACAGCAACCTGCAGAGGACCATCATCTACTGTATCTCTCTGGGTGGAGACACAGACACCATTGCTACCATGGCAGGAGCCATTGCAGGGGCCTACTATGGGGAGGAACAGATACCCCCAAGTTGGGAGCAAAGCTGTGAAGCTTTTCAAGAGACAGAGAAGCTGGCAAATAGCTTGTATGAACTCTACTGCCAGCGGCTCTGAGCCCCGAAGGGAATGTGTTTTCTGAAGGTAAAGCAGGTGGTCACCTCTGCTTTTCTGTTCAGAAGGTTTGTGGTGGATCCGCACCATCTACAGATGCCAGTGAGCCTCCACCTGAGAAAGACATCTGCTGATGTGACTTGAGAGCTGGAGGCAAGAGCTGGCTTTGAAGAGGTGGGACATATCCTTCAGTTACATTTTAGCTGGGAAGCGGATGCATGTGGCGCCTTGGACAGTGGAGTGATTCTCCACTGACGTTTACAGCAGCATCTAGTTTTTCATAATATTTCTGCTTTGTCCCACCCTTACACCATTGTGTCACTGTCATTACAATTACTGTGATTCAGGTGGGTGTCTGAATCCACTGACTTTCTAGCTGATTTTCCTGGCTGATTTTCCTAGCTGATATCCATGGCCTTCATTTCATCTGTTAGTGATCTGTCCTGCAGTGGCTTTGATATGCTCCATACCCCTCTTAAAACAGTAGTTTACGCTCAGCTGACCAGCTAAAGGGTGTAGACGGGAGTCAGCAGAGAGGCATGTCGCTGGAGAGCCTGGAGTACATCCTGTATGGTGGTAGCAATTACCACCTGTAGTAGGGAGTAAGGATGCTGGAAGATAGACCTCATAGGAAGATTCACTTCATTAAAGGCAGAATGAAAAGTGCCAGAGATTGGAGAAGGGATTTCTTTGCGTTTCTAGTGGCATTTTAAGAAATGCCTTTGGTCCACATAGATAGGATCCCAGTTGGCTCATTGTTACTGTTGGAAGAAGGCGTAACTAATCTCTGATTCTTTGGTCTCCTTTGCTCTGCCATCCACGTGACATCATTCTGCTACATTTTGTGTTTCCTTACGTAGCTTTcacactgctgcagctgctcttgCCATTTCCTTTTGTTCCCTAATCCTTGCATCCTGCATTCTTAATCCTGTCCTGTGTACATCCAGAGCACCAAATCAGATTGCTGTTTAAACCTGTGAGTGGAGATACATTGCAAAACCTAGTGTTACACAAGGGTTAAATTCTTGATTCTGCTGCTGTCAGTGACAAAAATGACTTCAGTTGAAACCAGGAGTTGCCTCTCACAGCTTTAGAACTGTACATGGTAAGAATCTTCTGAAAATAAAGGGAAAGGCAAGTTTCAGTGGGGGGAGACTTTATCAGAGTTTAAAAGAATTTCTACATTTGAAACTGGTACAAGTGGCCAagaattttccaggaaagct containing:
- the TEKT2 gene encoding tektin-2 isoform X2; translation: MATLSVKPGQRFTLPNWHTNSELISANAERQRSASHCIRQEARVLRNETNNQTKWDEHDNQTRLAERINCVNRWKETLDKCLVDVDAEIDALAKVKEAAEHALQAKNLPLDVAIECLTLRESRRAIDVVRDPVEEELHKEVEVVEKAKRDLQQRVNEAFKQLCLLQEARQQLSFDHRGKMEALEIDRVCLSLNVNSPNISFKVNPTRIPDGSTSPQEWDDCSQRNKDHAEAEIKASNELREAVALTIAQTLEEIAEMEEDIRRLEDDFRRKMQDLKLAHTRLETRTYRPSMELCRDQVQYGLTDEVRQLEGTISALKQKLAQSQDALDALYKQLYRIQTDIGYKGNSLVLDNKCMDSRRKLMVPAAKFVPEVDTFNWTTNRTLSPLKSRQLVLA
- the TEKT2 gene encoding tektin-2 isoform X1; this encodes MATLSVKPGQRFTLPNWHTNSELISANAERQRSASHCIRQEARVLRNETNNQTKWDEHDNQTRLAERINCVNRWKETLDKCLVDVDAEIDALAKVKEAAEHALQAKNLPLDVAIECLTLRESRRAIDVVRDPVEEELHKEVEVVEKAKRDLQQRVNEAFKQLCLLQEARQQLSFDHRGKMEALEIDRVCLSLNVNSPNISFKVNPTRIPDGSTSPQEWDDCSQRNKDHAEAEIKASNELREAVALTIAQTNNELEAQRVATEFALRKRIRDLEKAYDELKWQEKNTLEEIAEMEEDIRRLEDDFRRKMQDLKLAHTRLETRTYRPSMELCRDQVQYGLTDEVRQLEGTISALKQKLAQSQDALDALYKQLYRIQTDIGYKGNSLVLDNKCMDSRRKLMVPAAKFVPEVDTFNWTTNRTLSPLKSRQLVLA
- the ADPRS gene encoding ADP-ribosylhydrolase ARH3 produces the protein MAAAGAGSGAGSGAGRAAARPRPGLARFRGCLAGALLGDCLGAVFEGRSVVKLPELLRFLGGLEPAPGAGEPPGSARRETLSYTDDTAMSRSVVQSLLAKREFDEVDMAKRFAEEYKKEPNRGYGMAVVNVFKKLLSPKCSDVFEPARAQFNGKGSYGNGGAMRVAGIPLVYSDVQDVKKFAKLSAELTHANSLGYNGAILQALAVHLALQGELSKESFLEQLISHMEDVEADDRSLTDARALGFEDLPFSRRLKKIKEFLELSSVPKADVLFELGNGIAALRSVPTAIYSFLRCMEADPDIPDHYSNLQRTIIYCISLGGDTDTIATMAGAIAGAYYGEEQIPPSWEQSCEAFQETEKLANSLYELYCQRL